A part of Chitinimonas koreensis genomic DNA contains:
- a CDS encoding ATP-binding cassette domain-containing protein: MIRLTSLTLRRGTKVLLDRVDLILHRGQRVGVVGPNGAGKSSFFGLLRGELLPDAGDFDQPAGLVIASVRQETPARPESALDYVLDGDAELREIQRQLAASEHDGVTHADWLGRFEAVDGYSAEARAGKLLYGLGFKADDLARPVASFSGGWRMRLNLAQALMCRSDLLLLDEPTNHLDLDAVIWLENWLASYPGTLLLISHDRDFLDATVNAIAHLANGQITLYTGNYADFEAQKAEKLAQQQQAFDKQQREMAHLQKYIDRFRAQATKARQAQSRIKALERMERIAAAHVDSPFEFAFREPVASPNPLLRIEHGAVGYGGNRLLDGIALSVEAGARIGLLGRNGAGKSTLIKLLAGELPLSAGERVEGRGLAIGYFAQHQLEHLRLDESPLWHLQNLDKQAREQDLRDFLGGFDFRGEMATGPVAPFSGGEKARLALAMIVWQRPNLLLLDEPTNHLDLEMRHALTLALQDYVGAMIVVSHDRHLLRATTDRFWLVEGGRVQPFDGDLDDYKRYRQDNEGSRATAEEGGAEPVDRKALKRQEAEARQRLSQLKKPLEKELAQIESQLTRFNEEKAALDAELAGEAIYAAEAKDRLKDTVRRQSELEIRLGELETRWLALQEQIEVLTAEA; encoded by the coding sequence AGCCGGCCGGCCTGGTGATCGCCTCGGTCCGGCAGGAGACCCCTGCCCGGCCCGAGAGCGCGCTCGACTACGTGCTCGACGGCGACGCCGAGCTGCGCGAGATCCAGCGCCAGCTCGCCGCCAGCGAACACGACGGCGTGACGCATGCCGACTGGCTCGGCCGCTTCGAGGCGGTCGACGGCTATTCGGCCGAGGCGCGCGCCGGCAAGCTGTTGTACGGCCTGGGCTTCAAGGCCGACGACCTGGCGCGGCCGGTGGCGAGCTTCTCGGGCGGCTGGCGCATGCGGCTGAACCTGGCGCAGGCGCTGATGTGCCGCTCCGATCTGCTGCTGCTCGACGAACCGACCAACCACCTCGACCTCGACGCGGTGATCTGGCTGGAGAACTGGCTGGCCAGCTATCCAGGCACGCTGCTGCTGATCTCGCACGACCGCGATTTCCTCGACGCCACCGTCAACGCCATCGCCCACTTGGCGAACGGCCAGATTACGCTCTACACCGGCAACTACGCCGATTTCGAGGCGCAGAAGGCCGAGAAGCTGGCGCAGCAGCAACAGGCCTTCGACAAGCAGCAGCGCGAGATGGCGCACCTGCAGAAGTACATCGACCGCTTCCGTGCCCAGGCCACCAAGGCGCGCCAGGCGCAGAGCCGGATCAAGGCGCTGGAGCGGATGGAGCGCATCGCCGCGGCCCACGTCGATTCGCCGTTCGAATTCGCCTTCCGCGAGCCGGTGGCCAGCCCCAATCCCTTGTTGCGCATCGAGCACGGCGCGGTCGGCTACGGCGGCAACCGGCTGCTCGACGGCATCGCGCTCAGCGTCGAGGCCGGCGCGCGCATCGGCCTGTTGGGCCGCAACGGCGCCGGCAAGTCGACGCTGATCAAGCTGCTGGCCGGCGAGCTGCCGCTGTCGGCCGGCGAGCGAGTCGAGGGCCGCGGCCTCGCCATCGGCTACTTCGCCCAGCATCAGCTCGAGCACCTGCGGCTCGACGAATCGCCGCTGTGGCATCTGCAGAACCTCGACAAGCAGGCGCGCGAACAGGATCTGCGCGACTTCCTCGGCGGCTTCGACTTCCGCGGCGAGATGGCGACCGGCCCGGTCGCGCCGTTCTCGGGCGGCGAGAAGGCGCGGCTGGCGCTGGCGATGATCGTGTGGCAGCGGCCCAACCTGCTGCTGCTCGACGAGCCGACCAACCACCTCGACCTCGAGATGCGCCACGCGCTGACGCTGGCGCTGCAGGACTATGTCGGCGCGATGATCGTGGTCTCGCACGATCGCCACCTGCTGCGCGCCACCACCGACCGCTTCTGGCTGGTCGAGGGCGGCCGGGTGCAGCCCTTCGACGGCGATCTCGACGATTACAAGCGCTATCGCCAGGACAACGAGGGCAGCCGCGCGACGGCGGAGGAGGGCGGCGCCGAGCCGGTCGACCGCAAGGCGCTGAAGCGGCAGGAGGCCGAGGCGCGCCAGCGGCTGTCGCAGCTGAAGAAACCGCTGGAGAAGGAGCTGGCCCAGATCGAGAGCCAGCTGACCCGCTTCAACGAGGAAAAGGCGGCGCTCGACGCCGAGCTGGCCGGCGAGGCGATCTACGCGGCCGAGGCCAAGGACCGGCTCAAGGACACGGTGCGGCGGCAGTCCGAGCTGGAGATCCGGCTGGGCGAACTGGAGACGCGCTGGTTGGCGCTGCAGGAGCAGATCGAGGTGCTGACGGCCGAGGCCTGA
- a CDS encoding S9 family peptidase translates to MKPALLAALIAAGFAAHAADAPAYSGLGAASVTAETLEKFRAKPLDSELSRKVQAIFDLRAPGAGILSPDGKSLYFGWRVTGTAQVWRIDGPQRFPVQMTGGEDATSLADITPDGRWLVVSRDRKGEENPGLYLQPAAGGELQAIQHIAGVQTLFEFVSEDGRYVYFRSNDETADSYTFYRYDLKSRQREKLFGEKGYWSVVDHRADGTLLLQKALSNVETEVWEWSPAERRLKPVIGQGEKAEYNALYGARPGEILLQTSKIGDFRRLYRLQDGKLAAISPELQWDVSGVSIDQLRRRIYYSVNEGGYTRSYALDAHSYKPLALPQFKGADHVVVGRDTRDGRYLTLTVETATAPRSSYVLDWKTGKLTQWVLPSAPEADTSRFAVARLESYPTRDGAQVPMFVRRPARCEPGPCPVVVHFHGGPEAQSDAGFSPYAQLFVDAGFIYVEPNVRGSDGYGKTWLNADNGAKRLDVVTDIEDAALYIKKNWGRDGIAPKVGVMGGSYGGYATLYAMTRFAGAYDAGVSNVGISNFLTFLENTAPYRRALRVAEYGDPVQDREALIKLSPTSYIDQLKAPLLIIQGASDPRVPVGEAVQMYQAAQQKGVPSDLIIFADEGHGAQKRENQVASIGHTLRYFEQYLKPAKQAAGNTAGAKAAGQQ, encoded by the coding sequence ATGAAACCCGCCCTGCTCGCCGCGCTGATCGCAGCCGGCTTCGCCGCCCATGCCGCCGATGCGCCCGCCTACAGCGGCCTCGGCGCCGCCAGCGTCACGGCCGAGACGCTGGAGAAATTCCGCGCCAAGCCGCTCGACAGCGAACTGAGCCGCAAGGTCCAGGCCATCTTCGACCTGCGCGCGCCCGGCGCCGGCATCCTCTCGCCCGACGGCAAGTCGCTGTACTTCGGCTGGCGCGTCACCGGCACCGCCCAGGTCTGGCGCATCGACGGCCCGCAGCGCTTCCCGGTGCAGATGACCGGCGGCGAGGACGCCACCAGCCTGGCCGACATCACCCCCGACGGCCGCTGGCTGGTGGTGAGCCGCGACCGCAAGGGCGAGGAGAACCCCGGCCTCTACCTGCAGCCGGCCGCCGGCGGCGAACTGCAGGCCATCCAGCACATCGCCGGCGTGCAGACGCTGTTCGAGTTCGTCAGCGAAGACGGCCGCTACGTCTACTTCCGCAGCAACGACGAGACCGCCGACAGCTACACCTTCTATCGCTACGACCTGAAGAGCCGCCAGCGCGAGAAGCTGTTCGGCGAGAAGGGCTACTGGTCGGTGGTCGACCACCGCGCCGACGGCACCCTGTTGCTGCAGAAGGCGCTGAGCAACGTGGAGACCGAGGTGTGGGAATGGTCGCCGGCCGAGCGCCGCCTCAAGCCGGTGATCGGCCAGGGCGAGAAGGCCGAGTACAACGCGCTGTACGGCGCGCGGCCGGGCGAGATCCTGCTGCAGACCAGCAAGATCGGCGACTTCCGCCGGCTCTACCGGCTGCAGGACGGCAAGCTGGCCGCGATCAGCCCCGAGCTGCAGTGGGACGTCTCCGGCGTCTCGATCGACCAGCTGCGCCGGCGCATCTACTACAGCGTCAACGAGGGCGGCTACACCCGCAGCTATGCGCTCGACGCGCACAGCTACAAGCCGCTGGCGCTGCCGCAGTTCAAGGGCGCCGACCACGTCGTGGTCGGCCGCGACACGCGCGACGGCCGCTACCTGACGCTGACGGTCGAGACCGCCACCGCGCCGCGTTCGAGCTACGTGCTCGACTGGAAGACCGGCAAGCTGACGCAGTGGGTGCTGCCCTCGGCGCCCGAGGCCGACACCAGCCGCTTCGCCGTCGCCAGGCTGGAAAGCTACCCGACCCGCGACGGCGCCCAGGTGCCGATGTTCGTGCGCCGGCCGGCCCGCTGCGAGCCGGGCCCCTGCCCGGTGGTGGTCCACTTCCACGGCGGCCCCGAGGCCCAGTCCGACGCCGGCTTCTCGCCCTACGCCCAGTTGTTCGTCGACGCCGGCTTCATCTACGTCGAGCCCAACGTGCGCGGCTCGGACGGCTACGGCAAGACCTGGCTCAACGCCGACAACGGCGCCAAGCGGCTCGACGTGGTCACCGACATCGAGGACGCCGCGCTCTACATCAAGAAGAACTGGGGCCGCGACGGCATCGCGCCCAAGGTCGGCGTGATGGGCGGCAGCTACGGCGGCTATGCCACGCTGTACGCCATGACGCGCTTCGCCGGCGCCTACGACGCGGGCGTCTCCAACGTCGGCATCTCCAACTTCCTGACCTTCCTCGAGAACACCGCGCCCTACCGCCGCGCGCTGCGGGTAGCCGAGTACGGCGACCCGGTGCAGGACCGCGAAGCGCTGATCAAGCTGTCGCCGACCAGCTACATCGACCAGTTGAAGGCGCCGCTGCTGATCATCCAGGGCGCCAGCGACCCGCGCGTACCGGTCGGCGAGGCGGTGCAGATGTACCAGGCGGCGCAGCAGAAGGGCGTGCCGTCGGACCTGATCATCTTCGCCGACGAAGGCCACGGCGCGCAGAAGCGCGAGAACCAGGTGGCCAGCATCGGCCACACGCTGCGCTACTTCGAGCAGTACCTGAAGCCGGCCAAGCAGGCGGCCGGCAACACGGCCGGGGCCAAGGCGGCCGGCCAGCAGTAA
- a CDS encoding MFS transporter produces the protein MQSELALPAAPAAGGRLRQAAIPVLFLLLGVVYASWAARLPAIREARALDPATLGTVLLGGGIGAVCSFPLAAWLIGHFGARRAALLSGCGLLLALPPLAWLPTWPVLMAGVLLLGANSSCFDVAINALGAEEERAAGRSIMSMLHAWFCVGTFGGALLASAAAGAGLTPGWHFLLISLAMAALLLAAYRVLPCDAPDPEAGRKHFALPHGALVWLGLIAFLGAVSEGSLTDWIAIYLRDHLHASEAVAPLGYAAFAGAMLAARLVGDRLKEAFGARRLVAASSLLAAVGVGSAVLAPSIGPAAFGFALAGLGVAAVFPCLFSAAGREGPAALAGVATLGYSGSLLGPPIMGYVVHGLGLQAGLVFLAIACLGVAVAASSARLLR, from the coding sequence ATGCAATCCGAACTCGCTCTCCCCGCCGCGCCCGCGGCCGGCGGCCGCCTGCGCCAGGCCGCCATCCCCGTTCTCTTCCTGCTGCTCGGCGTGGTCTACGCCAGTTGGGCGGCGCGCCTGCCGGCCATCCGCGAGGCGCGCGCGCTCGATCCGGCCACGCTCGGCACCGTGCTGCTCGGCGGCGGCATCGGCGCGGTGTGCTCGTTCCCGCTGGCGGCCTGGCTGATCGGCCACTTCGGCGCCCGGCGGGCGGCGCTGCTGTCCGGCTGCGGCCTGCTGCTGGCCTTGCCGCCGCTGGCCTGGCTGCCGACCTGGCCGGTGCTGATGGCCGGCGTGCTGCTGCTCGGCGCCAACAGCAGCTGCTTCGACGTCGCGATCAATGCGCTCGGCGCCGAGGAGGAACGCGCGGCCGGCCGCTCGATCATGTCGATGCTGCACGCCTGGTTCTGCGTCGGCACCTTCGGCGGCGCGCTGCTGGCCAGCGCCGCGGCCGGCGCCGGGCTGACGCCGGGCTGGCACTTCCTGCTGATCTCGCTGGCGATGGCGGCGCTGCTGCTGGCGGCCTACCGCGTGCTGCCGTGCGACGCGCCGGACCCCGAAGCCGGCCGCAAGCATTTCGCGCTGCCGCACGGCGCCTTGGTCTGGCTCGGGCTGATCGCCTTCCTCGGCGCGGTGTCGGAAGGCTCGCTGACCGACTGGATCGCGATCTACCTGCGCGACCACCTGCATGCCAGCGAGGCGGTGGCGCCGCTGGGCTACGCGGCCTTCGCCGGCGCGATGCTGGCGGCGCGGCTGGTCGGCGATCGGCTCAAGGAGGCGTTCGGCGCGCGCCGGCTGGTGGCGGCGTCGAGTCTCTTGGCGGCGGTCGGGGTCGGGTCGGCGGTGCTGGCGCCGTCGATCGGGCCGGCGGCGTTCGGTTTCGCGCTGGCCGGCCTGGGCGTGGCGGCGGTGTTCCCCTGCCTGTTCAGCGCGGCCGGCCGCGAGGGGCCGGCGGCCCTGGCCGGGGTGGCCACGCTGGGCTACAGCGGCTCGCTGCTCGGGCCGCCGATCATGGGCTACGTGGTGCACGGGCTGGGATTGCAGGCGGGACTGGTATTCCTGGCGATCGCCTGCCTGGGCGTAGCGGTGGCGGCGTCGAGCGCGCGGTTGCTGCGCTAG